In one window of Helianthus annuus cultivar XRQ/B chromosome 17, HanXRQr2.0-SUNRISE, whole genome shotgun sequence DNA:
- the LOC110921915 gene encoding uncharacterized protein LOC110921915, which translates to MKLRCYNCHEQGHLARNCPKPKNNNKDFTPAHPAPPNPERALVTTNDSAVAGEGTQSSALAVQPSADFNWDDEIQRLNISQPEIQSAAQNIAFMTSEEKDSSPDAEPQAENFAFMTKILSAPVHGLTAEEKKLM; encoded by the coding sequence ATGAAGTTACGCTGCTACAACTGCCATGAGCAAGGTCATTTGGCAAGAAACTGTCCTAAGCCCAAAAACAACAACAAAGACTTTACTCCTGCGCATCCTGCTCCTCCAAACCCTGAAAGGGCTCTTGTGACGACAAACGATTCAGCTGTTGCTGGTGAAGGAACTCAGAGTTCAGCCCTTGCTGTTCAACCAAGTGCagatttcaattgggatgatgaAATTCAACGTCTGAACATCTCTCAACCAGAAATCCAGAGTGCTGCTCAAAACATAGCATTCATGACTTCAGAGGAAAAGGACTCTTCGCCAGATGCTGAGCCTCAAGCTGAGAACTTTGCATTCATGACCAAAATCCTGTCAGCTCCTGTTCATGGACTCACTGCTGAAGAG